A genomic window from Bacillus mesophilus includes:
- the smc gene encoding chromosome segregation protein SMC has translation MFLKRLDIVGFKSFAERVSVDFVPGVTAVVGPNGSGKSNITDAIRWVLGEQSAKSLRGAKMEDIIFAGSDSRKSLNVAEVTLTLDNEDQFLPIDYHEVSVTRRVFRSGESEFQINKQTCRLKDIVDLFMDSGLGREAFSIISQGKVEEILSSKAEERRTIFEEAAGVLKYKTRKKKAESKLADAQDNLNRVEDILHELENQLEPLKIQSSIAKDYLEKKDELEKFEVALTVYEIEDLHNKWKTLLEQLEEHKDQELKLASVIQREEAQVENIRNDIRDFDESISQLQEVLLLTTGELEKLEGQKEVLKERKKNASQNRGQLEKTVQENEIKVSRYKELLITENQRLQTLKEVVKELTTELSMNEKQYGSYNENMEEQLENIKSDYIEHLNEQASKRNELSHISEQINQQKVKNERLDQSNEKYVLLRADLLERKAGLSRQLETQQEELNEHIDEYRKLQAKIEKMKEDYQKKESMLYQSYQVLQQTKSRKETLEEMQEDYSGFFQGVKEVLKARNHKLEGIDGAIAELISVPKDYETALEIALGASMQHIVVDHETNARKAIQFLKQNHYGRATFLPLSVISGKKVPEDQLRKLQSHDAFVGVAVDLITYQGKHENVISSLLGNVIITKDLKGANEIARLINYRYRLVTLDGDVVSPGGAMTGGAVKQKSNSLLGRQRELEQLTSRLEDIQEKTIKLEEYVKSLKKTILDDEALLNEQRASGEELRFKEQGLKSSIREVEVEEKSLNERLSMYDHEKEMFLADRDQMLARKTVLESELNDLVGKIAALDEDIKQLTEQKAKQQASRETLQSDITNIRIQLAERKQELMNQQEKTDRFQQELNETDQLLQITKEDLALLSSEMTSTDSGEEQLDRLAKQKLLDKNDTLQLISSRREERLQLQTKIEDIENELKEIRRQYKQLVEAVKDEEVKSNRLDVELENRLTHLREEYMLTFEAAKDKYPLTVDSQEARTKVKLIKLAIEELGSVNMGAIEEYERVSERHHFLLEQKNDLVEAKDTLYRVIGEMDEEMKKRFETTFSAIRSHFEGVFKSLFGGGRADLRLTNPEDLLNTGVDIVAQPPGKKLTNLGLLSGGERALTAIALLFSILKVRPVPFCVLDEVEAALDDANVHRFGLYLKKFSQETQFIVITHRKGTMEESDVLYGVTMQESGVSKLVSVRLEDSKELVGI, from the coding sequence ATGTTCCTCAAACGTTTAGATATAGTAGGGTTCAAGTCTTTTGCAGAACGTGTATCAGTTGATTTTGTTCCGGGAGTTACTGCTGTCGTAGGACCAAATGGTAGTGGGAAAAGTAATATCACCGATGCAATTAGATGGGTACTTGGAGAGCAGTCGGCAAAATCACTTCGTGGTGCAAAGATGGAGGATATTATTTTTGCAGGCAGTGATTCTAGAAAATCACTTAACGTAGCAGAAGTCACATTAACTTTAGATAATGAGGATCAGTTTCTACCGATTGATTATCATGAGGTTAGCGTAACAAGAAGAGTATTTCGTTCTGGAGAGTCTGAGTTTCAAATTAATAAACAGACTTGTCGCTTGAAGGATATTGTTGATTTATTTATGGATTCTGGTCTCGGTAGAGAAGCTTTTTCCATTATCTCACAAGGTAAGGTCGAAGAGATCTTAAGTAGTAAAGCTGAAGAAAGACGAACTATTTTTGAAGAAGCGGCAGGGGTATTAAAATATAAAACTCGTAAAAAGAAAGCAGAAAGTAAACTAGCTGATGCACAGGATAATTTAAATCGGGTAGAAGATATACTTCATGAGCTTGAGAACCAGTTAGAGCCATTAAAGATTCAGTCTTCCATTGCAAAGGATTATCTGGAAAAAAAGGACGAGCTAGAAAAATTTGAAGTTGCCTTAACTGTGTATGAGATAGAAGATCTTCATAACAAGTGGAAGACCTTATTAGAGCAATTAGAAGAGCATAAGGATCAAGAGCTAAAGCTTGCCTCAGTCATTCAACGTGAAGAGGCCCAGGTCGAAAATATTCGAAATGATATTCGAGATTTTGATGAATCAATCTCACAGCTTCAAGAAGTACTCTTACTAACTACTGGAGAATTAGAAAAGCTTGAGGGACAGAAGGAAGTCTTAAAAGAAAGAAAAAAGAATGCTTCTCAAAACAGAGGACAGCTTGAAAAAACGGTCCAAGAAAATGAGATAAAAGTTAGTCGTTATAAAGAATTGTTAATAACTGAAAACCAACGTCTTCAAACATTAAAAGAGGTCGTTAAAGAATTAACAACAGAACTCTCTATGAATGAAAAGCAATATGGTTCTTATAATGAAAACATGGAAGAGCAGCTTGAGAATATAAAAAGTGATTATATTGAGCATTTAAATGAACAGGCCTCCAAACGGAATGAATTGTCACATATATCTGAGCAAATTAATCAGCAAAAGGTAAAAAACGAACGCCTTGACCAATCAAACGAAAAATATGTTCTCCTTCGTGCTGATTTACTAGAGCGAAAAGCTGGGTTGAGTCGTCAACTAGAAACTCAACAAGAAGAGTTAAACGAACACATCGATGAGTATCGAAAGCTTCAAGCGAAAATTGAGAAGATGAAGGAAGATTACCAGAAGAAAGAATCAATGCTGTACCAGAGTTATCAAGTTCTGCAGCAAACGAAATCTAGAAAAGAAACGTTAGAAGAGATGCAAGAGGACTACTCTGGGTTCTTCCAAGGAGTTAAAGAGGTGCTTAAGGCTCGTAATCATAAGCTTGAAGGAATTGACGGGGCGATTGCAGAACTAATTTCTGTACCTAAAGATTACGAAACCGCACTAGAAATTGCACTCGGGGCTTCTATGCAGCACATTGTTGTTGATCATGAAACAAATGCTCGTAAGGCTATTCAGTTTTTAAAGCAAAATCATTATGGACGAGCAACGTTTTTACCTTTATCTGTTATTTCTGGAAAAAAAGTACCTGAGGATCAACTGAGAAAACTTCAATCACACGATGCCTTCGTTGGCGTTGCGGTTGACTTAATCACATATCAGGGCAAGCATGAAAATGTAATTAGTAGTTTGTTAGGTAATGTTATTATTACAAAAGACCTCAAAGGTGCGAATGAAATTGCTAGATTAATTAATTACCGTTACCGACTAGTTACCCTCGATGGCGATGTTGTAAGTCCGGGTGGGGCAATGACTGGGGGAGCAGTAAAGCAAAAATCAAATTCACTGTTGGGTAGACAGCGAGAACTAGAACAACTAACGAGTAGATTAGAAGATATACAGGAAAAAACGATAAAACTTGAAGAGTATGTAAAGAGCTTAAAAAAGACCATACTAGACGATGAAGCTTTATTAAACGAGCAAAGAGCTAGTGGTGAAGAACTTCGTTTTAAAGAGCAGGGATTAAAATCAAGCATTCGTGAGGTAGAGGTTGAGGAAAAGAGTTTAAATGAAAGATTATCTATGTATGATCACGAAAAGGAAATGTTCCTAGCAGACCGAGACCAAATGCTTGCGCGTAAAACAGTCTTGGAATCTGAGCTTAATGATCTTGTAGGAAAAATTGCTGCTTTAGACGAAGATATTAAGCAACTAACAGAGCAAAAGGCTAAACAACAGGCATCAAGAGAAACTCTTCAAAGCGATATCACTAATATTAGAATTCAGCTTGCAGAGAGAAAACAAGAGCTTATGAACCAACAAGAAAAAACAGATCGTTTTCAACAGGAGCTTAATGAAACAGATCAGTTGCTTCAAATTACCAAGGAAGATTTAGCCTTACTCTCAAGTGAGATGACATCAACTGATTCAGGGGAAGAACAGCTCGATCGATTAGCCAAGCAAAAGCTTCTTGATAAAAATGATACGTTACAGCTCATTTCCTCAAGACGTGAAGAGCGGCTTCAATTGCAGACCAAAATAGAGGATATCGAAAATGAGTTAAAGGAAATTAGGCGACAGTATAAGCAACTAGTAGAAGCGGTGAAAGATGAGGAAGTAAAAAGTAATCGACTAGATGTGGAACTTGAAAATCGTTTAACGCACCTTCGTGAAGAGTACATGCTTACCTTTGAGGCAGCTAAGGACAAATATCCACTAACGGTTGATAGTCAAGAAGCAAGGACAAAGGTAAAGCTCATTAAACTAGCCATTGAAGAGCTAGGATCTGTTAACATGGGAGCAATCGAAGAATATGAGAGAGTTTCAGAACGACATCATTTCCTACTAGAACAGAAAAATGACTTAGTAGAAGCGAAGGATACGTTATATAGAGTTATAGGGGAAATGGATGAAGAAATGAAAAAACGCTTTGAGACTACCTTCTCAGCCATACGTTCTCATTTTGAGGGGGTATTTAAATCTCTATTTGGAGGCGGAAGAGCTGATCTACGGCTCACTAATCCAGAAGATCTATTAAATACAGGTGTTGACATAGTAGCGCAGCCACCGGGCAAAAAACTTACAAACTTAGGTCTTTTATCAGGAGGAGAACGAGCACTTACAGCGATTGCCTTATTGTTTTCTATTTTAAAAGTAAGGCCAGTTCCATTCTGTGTATTAGATGAAGTGGAAGCAGCCTTGGATGATGCAAATGTACATCGATTTGGACTGTATTTAAAGAAGTTTAGCCAAGAAACACAATTTATTGTGATAACACACCGTAAAGGAACAATGGAAGAAAGTGATGTCTTATACGGTGTAACTATGCAAGAATCTGGAGTCTCAAAGCTAGTATCAGTAAGACTTGAAGACTCTAAGGAATTGGTGGGTATCTAG
- the rnc gene encoding ribonuclease III: MPWRKVFMKSTNRKSFTAQKIAFRAFQEKIELEFQNEKLLYQAFTHSSYVNEHRRRPFEDNERLEFLGDAVLELTISKYLFETYPTMSEGELTKLRASIVCEPSLVRFANDLNFGELILLGKGEELTGGRARPALLADVFEAFIGALYLDQGINQVWNFLEKVIFPKIKKGAFSHVMDFKSQLQELIQRDGSGIIEYKVLQEKGPAHNRVFESRVYLNGETLGTGVGKSKKEAEQQAAQMALETLKK, encoded by the coding sequence ATGCCCTGGAGGAAAGTTTTCATGAAATCAACGAATAGAAAGTCATTTACAGCACAAAAAATAGCATTTCGAGCATTTCAAGAGAAAATCGAATTGGAATTTCAAAATGAGAAGCTATTGTATCAGGCTTTTACCCATTCATCTTATGTGAATGAGCATCGTAGGAGGCCGTTTGAAGACAACGAACGACTTGAATTTTTAGGAGATGCTGTTCTAGAATTAACAATTTCTAAATATTTATTTGAAACATATCCAACAATGAGTGAGGGAGAGTTAACAAAGCTCCGTGCGTCAATTGTATGTGAACCCTCCCTTGTTAGATTTGCAAATGATCTAAACTTCGGTGAATTGATTCTACTAGGCAAAGGGGAAGAACTTACTGGAGGACGTGCTCGTCCAGCTCTTTTAGCTGATGTATTTGAAGCTTTTATTGGAGCTTTATACTTAGATCAGGGTATTAATCAAGTATGGAATTTTCTAGAAAAGGTCATTTTTCCTAAGATAAAAAAGGGTGCTTTTTCTCATGTGATGGATTTTAAGAGTCAGTTACAGGAACTCATTCAACGTGACGGTAGTGGAATAATCGAATACAAGGTTTTACAGGAAAAAGGACCTGCTCATAATCGAGTATTTGAATCCCGTGTTTATTTAAATGGTGAAACACTGGGAACTGGTGTTGGAAAATCAAAAAAAGAGGCTGAACAACAAGCTGCTCAGATGGCTTTAGAAACATTAAAAAAGTAA